The following nucleotide sequence is from Apium graveolens cultivar Ventura chromosome 4, ASM990537v1, whole genome shotgun sequence.
CTCCAATACTCGTGCAGATTCACACTGCAAAGATTGGGTTAGCTTTTATTATTACCCTTTTGATATTGGCCTTTCGTTTTCATTTTCCCCTTTATTGTTGTACTCAAAACTCTAAAAGTGTCCCCTGGGCAACTCATGTCGTTTGCATGGCGGACCCTTGCTTGCCTAGACGCCATTGAAGTTAAACATCAACTTGGCATCAACATCGAAGCTGTCAAACACTCGTATGGGTTAAAGAAGTTCAATGGGTGTAGAGTGGATTTTATGAACCGGAACACTGAGGAGCCCCTGATTTTGAATAATGAGACAGTGAATGATAGGAACTGGAAGAAGTCATACTTTTTTTTCAACAAGAAGAGCTTGGGTTCTGTTGGTGACTATCTGCTTGACCGTTAGGCTCAATCAGGTATTGAAACTTAACTTTGTCTGCGTTGTGCATTTTTTATCGTATGAGTTCTTGCTGTTGATGAAATCACATGCTTTTTGTCTTTGTCCTGTCATTTTAGTACTTTGTTCTAATTCCCGTGTTAGACTTCTTTTGTTGTTCACATATCCCTTTCTCTCCTTATGTTATTTTATGTGACTTATTCCCCTGACTATCACAATTCTGTTGTCGTCCTTTAAGTCTACCCATGTATCCTTGATATTTATGTACTAATAGTCATACTATATTTACTCGTAGATCTTGAATTCGAATGTGATGAGAATGATGATAAGACTGTCGTTGTTATTGGTAAGATCTTGGATTTGCCTATTGGAGACAGGCTATGGCCAAATTATTTGAATAGGCCCATTCGTAATGCTAGTAGGGTAAAAGTTAATGAGTTTGTGACCAAGTCTGGAAAGCTTTACTTGAAGCATGAGGCTGGCACGTTTGACAGGGTAAATCAGAGGTCTGCTGCCAGCCCGACACGTAGCAAACAATTGGctactcctgctgaaaaggatTCTCAAGCCGTCCAAGAGTTGTCTTCCGAGTCACAAGACAGTCCCCATGAAGCTAAGTATCTCGAGATGAGCTCAGGACGTTGCTATGCCAAAGGTATATGTCATTTCCTTACCGTTTTAGCATGTCTTGTTCTGCTCTTCTTCCTGTCTACCCTTATGTTGACACACATTGAACCTTTCTATTTAATTGTAGAATTTAAGCCTCCCACCATCAAACCTCTGATAATCTCCAGCAAGGAGTTGTTTGCTAAGAGAACTCGTGAGGAAAAGTCTACGGATACTGACTCCTCCAAAGCCCCTCTGACCTTTAGCCCCTCTGGTAGCCCCCTTGCCAAGAAGGTTAAGATTGATCCTTCCGTTAGTGCTGCCAAATCAGACTCCTTCATGCCACTTGCTGCTCAAGGCTATTACATGAGTGCCACATGAGATGAAGTGTACGAACATGAGATGAAGAGGTTGAGGGAGGTGGTTACTGAGCACACTGCTTGTGTTGCTAGAATTCGTGTTGTGGGGGAGTTGAACTCAAAGCTATTGAAATCCAAGAATGACATTCAGAGTGAACTGGAAGATTTTGCTACGAAGGTGCAAAGCTTAGAGGGTGATATACGAACCGAGGCTGAGAAGGCAGTACACCAACAAATCATGCTGACCCGGGTTGACATGATGATTGAATACCAAAGGGGTGAGTGGAAGTCCTGAAATGTGGCCGAGATTACAATAAGGCCTTTCCAGATGATGCCTTCCCCCTTGATGATCTGAATGCTCACAACGTCGAAGCCAAATCCCCTAAGGGCAGTGCCCAGGGTGAAGATTAGTGTTATTGAAGATTTTCAATTCTGTGtttgtttttcttttgtttcaAGACTTAAGGTTTCATGTTTCCCTCAACAACCGTTGGTGTCGGTTAGACTTGTTCGTACTAATTCGACATTCGTGTTTCGCCTGTGGTGGGGAATGTCCCTTGGTTTTTAAACACAGTTCCTGTTTCGCCTCTGGCGGGGAACAGTTGATGGTTTCTTTAATTGTTATTTCACTTTATGTTATGTGAATGTTGGTTGTAAGTCATTGTTGTTGTCGTTTCCTTAAGCTTTTTACTGTGTTTGTGGTGGTCTTGTTGTGATTTTCTAGGTGTTCGTCAATATGGCTAATCATTCTAGGGTCCACCAGAGGTCgtttaatatgtgattttatgtcTCACCTTGTGTTTGTTTTTCGTGTCTGACTGTATGTTGGCACTTTCATTTGTTGGCTGTTCTGTAATCTCTACATTGTGCCTCCATGTTGGATTTTTACCTCTTAATTTGTCATAGCATTTGTCACCAAATATTGGTTTATAACTAGTTGTTCATAACTCTAAGTCATGGAGTATCCTAGTATTACCATGATTTGTTGAATTATAACTAGTGGTTGATGTCGTGATGACTCAGTGAAGTCTGTTATCAATGATGTAGTTTCAGTCGTTAGTCTTTTCTTTTCTTTCGTTGGTGCATGCACTCGTCGAGTGGTTAAGAGGTCTTTCGCTCTTGAAACACACGTTTTATTCGTGGTTGTGATATAATTGTCACTTCATAAATCACAGTTCATGTGAATGCATTGAGTGTGTAAGTTGTACTTTTTCATGGATATGTCGCTCAAAATGTGAATAAAAGTTTTTATGTTTTTGTGGTTGATTCATAGTCTATTTCCTTGTACTGTAGTTGGGTGATCAGCCCTCGTCTAATTGTGTATGTTCCCAGGTGTGATAATGTGAGACATGGCATTTGTCATGTATCGTACAAATCAGCTATTACTAATCATGTTATCTAAGATAATTGTAATGTAGAACTTTATAATGAACATAAGTCATGCCACACTTACTTAATGAGTAGAAAATCATTAGTGTAAGCACAGAGAGCACATAAATATCGTAACACAAAACACATGTTTATTGATCAACACACATGGTAAAATGCATAGGGAGAAAAATAACTCAAGTCGACCATGTAACGATTATGTTCTAGCAACTTATTGCCTACTcataaaaaacaaaaaaagaaagctTAAGCAAGAGTGAAAACATTACACGTGGTAAGCTTTTAAAAGCTTTTAAGTGTGCCACATTCCAACTTCTGGGGACTTGCACGCCATCCATTATAGATAGTTGATAAGCACCTCGTCCAACGACTGCATCAATGAAGTAGGGTCATTCCTAAGGATCAAACAAACTTCCCTGCTGTCACGTCCATGGTGTTCTAGAACGTCTTCCTTAAAACCATGTCTCCCACTTGGAAGGCCCTAATGTGCACGTGTTTGTATTACGAGTTTGCAACCCTTTGTTGATAAGAAGCCATCCTCACTTTTTCCATTTCCCTTGCTTTATCAATTATGTCTAAGTCATGTGACAGCTCTTGATCATTTGTGTCAGTGGTTGCCAAGCCGTATCTTGCTGTGGGCATCATGATCTCAGTGGGCAGGACAGCTTCTGTACCATAGACAAGACTGTATGGTGTATGTCCTATCGACACCTTGGGTGTCGTCTTGTCCGACCATAACACCTAAGACAGTTCTTCATCCCATTTACCTTTGCATCATGTCAATCTTCTCTTTAGATTGTTGATGACTACCATGTTGCTTGATTCAGCCTGTCCGTTTGCTTGTGGGTATCGAGGCGTCGATTTGACCAATCTTATGTTCCCCTTCTTGCAAAAGGCTTCCGTCTTGTCACTAATAAATTGTGAACCATTGTCACAAACTATCTCAGATGGTACATCAAACTTGCACAAAATGTTCCTTTGTATAAACGATATTACTTCTTTAGACGTGACTTGCTTAAACGCTTCTGCTTCAATCTACTTGGAGAAGTAATCAGTTATGGCTAAAATGAACACCTTTTGTCCTGGTGCTGGTGGCAATTTCCCCACAATGTCCGTTCCCCATTTCATGAATGGCCAGGACGGCAAGGACGGGTGTAATAGTTCTGATGGCTGGTGTATGGCAGGTGCATGTCTTTGGCAGGCGTCACACCTCTTGACGTAGTCCACTGCGTATTGGCTCATTATTGGCCAATAATATCCCAGCGTAGCAGCTTCAAGGACAAGTTCCTCCCGTTGGCATGGTTTCCACATTCGCCTTTATGGAGGTCTCTCAATACTACATCAGTCTCAGACTTCCTTTGAATAATACTCCATCCAACATTGTGAAACGAGATGCTCTCATCCTAAGTATTCTGGCCACATTACTGTTGTCAGGCTGAGTGCCGTGTTGGAAATAATTCTCGTATAATCTCAGCCATTCGTCTTGGTTCGTATCAACGTCTATGGAGAGCGCCTTTATTTCGACTATACAAAGCAAATCTTCTTCAAATCTCTCTTTGGCTGGCTTCAAAATGTGCAATGTCGGGATATTAGCAAACTGTACCCGTTAAAAACAGCACCTAGTCCGGCAAGCGCGTCTGCTTGTGTGTTGTCTTCTCTGGGGATTTTCTGTATATGAAAAGATTCAAAGGAGCGTGACAGACTTTTGACAATGTCAAGGTATGTGATCATCTTGATGTCTTTAACGTCATACGTCCCATTGATGTGGTTGACAATTAAGATTGAGTCACAGTTGACATTGATATGCTTTACATCCCAATCTTTAGCGGTCATCAGCCCCATTATCAGAGCCTCATACTCGGCCTCGTTGTTGGTGGCTTTGAATTCACAACATACTGAATATACCATTGTGTCCCCCTGTGGCGATTTTAGTACTAAGCCCAGTCCCGTTCCATTCATATTAAATGCCCCATCAGTATATAATGTCCATGGCTTGACTTCAGTCCGTGTCACCATGTGTTTCAATTCTTCCTCTGCTTGTAACAGTTGATTAGGACTAAAATCATCCACAAAGTCAGCTAGGGCTTGTGACTTAATGGCTTTTCTAGGTTCGTATGAGATGTTAAACTTGCTCAGGTATATCGCCCACTTGCTCATTCTCCCCGTCAATTCAAGTTTACTCAACACCATTCTCAAAGGGAAATTTGTCATGACATGTATTTTGTGTGACTCGAAGTAATGCATTAACTTAGTAGAAGTCATTGCTAAAGCAAGTACTAATAGATTGGGTGTTGTCCCCCGTCTTGTGTCCTGACTAGTACTACACTCACAGCATGCTCGGTGACTGACAGGTATACGTACAGGTCTTCATCTTGATTGGGCTTGGACAACAAAGGGGGTGTCATCAGTTACTTCTTTAGTTCAACTAGTGTTGACTCATGCTTCTCTGTCTGCTTGAAACCTTTATTCTTTCGCAGCACATCATAGAACAGCCTACACCTGTCGGAAGAACGTGATATGAATCTGTTGAGTGCAGCCACTCGTCCCGTCAACTTTTGCACTTCCTTAACATTTGTTGGGATTTTTAATTCAAATATGGCATTAATTTGACTGAGATTGGTTATTCCTCTTCTTGTTACCATATGTCCTAAGAACATTCCCGAGGACACTGCAAAGTTAAATTTACTTGGGTTGAGCTTCATGTTAAACGTTCTCAAGATCTCAACACCTCTTGTAGATCTCGGACATGGTTTTCTGCATTCTCTGACTTGACCATCATGTCATCAATATATACCTCGATCGTCTTCCCTATTTAGTTTTTGAACATCTTATTGACGAGTCGTTGGAATGTTGCTAACGCATTACGCAACCCAAATGGCATGGCCAAGTAACAATATATTCCTCTGTTAGTTATGAAGGCAGTCTTTTCAGCGTCTGACGGGTCCatttggatttgattgattcCACGTGAAGCGTCTAGGAATGTGAGCAGCTCATGTCTGGCCGTTGAGTCCACCATTATGTCAATGTGAAGTAAAGGATATGGATCTTTTGGACATGCCTTGTTCAAATCCGTATAATCAACACAGACTCTCCACTTAACATTCTTCTTCTGAACAATTACCACATTAATTAGCCATTCAGGGTAGTCCACTACTTTGATCATGCCAGCTTTCAAGAGTGTGTTCACTTCTTCGTTGATAATTTTGTTTCTTTCCAAACCAAATTTTCTCTTTTTCTGTTGGACAGGAGGGTGTTTTGGGTCGATGTTGAGTTTATGTGTTATGACATCAGGACTGATGCCAGTGATGTCATCATGCTTCCATGCAAAGGCGTCAAGACTAGTCATAAGAAATTCCATAAGGTTTGCCTCTATATTTGGAGATAGGTCTTCCCCAATCAAAACCTTCTTGTCTCTTGTGGAAAGGTCGACCTCAGCTAGGTTCTCTGGCCCCTTCATTGTTTCTGTAGGTTTGTTGGTGTCAGCATGTTGTATGGTTGGCTGCATGTACGTCTTGTAGCATTCTCTCGCTGTAGATTGATCACCTAGGATCTGTTGAACTCCCTACGATGTTGGGAATTTCAAAACCTGATGGTATGTTGAAGGGACAACCTTCAGGTCATGTATCCAAGGCCTTCTCATGATGATGTTGTATATCGAGTCGCTATCTATTATCAAGAATTTCACCAACAGATTCACACCTTGTGCATAAGTGGGTAATGTGATTTCTCCTATGGTCCTTTTCTTTTCACCACTGAACCCTACTAGTGTCGTGGTCCTTTTAATCATTGTCCTACATGGGTACTTTATCAGTTCTTCATAGAGTGGAGAATCCTTTTCCAAGCCTCTCATGAACGCCTCTATGGCCGTTGGAACGTCATAATTAGTGATCGTGACCTTTTCCCTGTTAAACCTGGTAAGATAGTCACATAGACGCTCCCTATACCTTTGCATGATTCGATACTGATCACTAGCCATCTTCTCAAATACTCTGTTGCTGGCGAATTGAATTGTAGGTCGAAGGCGTCTACCAGGTCAGCAAACATCTTGATACTCCCGTTGGGTAGAGCCAAAAACCATTGCAAAGCTGGACCTGTCAGTGTGGACCCGAAACCCTTGCACATACATGGCTCCATCAAATCCTGTGTGATTGGAACGGTaaatatttttggcttatattAAGCAATGTGCTCTTGAGGATCTGTGGAGCCGTCGTATGGTTTCATTTGTGGGACGAAGAAACATTATGGAATCTCCACCAAGGCTATGCTATCTGTAAACGGTGAGTCAGCGTAATTCATAGGGGTTGCTTTTTCCAAAGTCTTGGGCACCCCAGGAATCCTTTGAATCAACTCCCTCACTTCTTGCAGCTCTTTTTGTACTGACTCAAATATGTAGTTTCGTGACTTGGACCTTCGATGTTCATGTCATCTCCTCTCCTTGTCTGTGTCCCTCTCTTCTCGGTCCTCATAGCGTCGTTCATCGTCATGTTGTTCAGCTTCCTTGCCATTTGTAATCACATTCCCATTTTGATATGTGATTATCACATCCCTTTCTCCAATGTCGTGTTGTTCCCACTCTTCCGCATCATCCATGTTCAATCGTCGAATAACACTTGGCACTATTCGGCTAGTTGAGGATGTCCTTGTTTTGGATTTGACCGAGGCCACCTCCTTCCTTAAGGACTCATTCTCCGTTCTCAAAGTGTTCATCTCAGAT
It contains:
- the LOC141719308 gene encoding uncharacterized protein LOC141719308, whose protein sequence is MWKPCQREELVLEAATLGYYWPIMSQYAVDYVKRCDACQRHAPAIHQPSELLHPSLPSWPFMKWGTDIVGKLPPAPGQKVFILAITDYFSNDKTEAFCKKGNIRLVKSTPRYPQANGQAESSNMVLWSDKTTPKVSIGHTPYSLVYGTEAVLPTEIMMPTARYGLATTDTNDQELSHDLDIIDKAREMEKVRMASYQQRVANS